The following proteins come from a genomic window of Rattus norvegicus strain BN/NHsdMcwi chromosome 8, GRCr8, whole genome shotgun sequence:
- the Dnaaf4 gene encoding dynein axonemal assembly factor 4 isoform X1, which translates to MPVRVSEFSWQQTPAALFLSLPLRGVCVRDADVFCGESYLKVNFPPFLFEVFLYAPIDDGKSKAKIGNDTILFTLYKKEPVLWESLSMPGVDKEMMQRIREKSILQAQEKAKEATEAKAAAKREDQRYALGEMMKIEEEERKKIEDMKENERKKATRELEAWKECQKKADGQKRVQRKEKPLQGKQAEERGALKPQSLPRKAPPTRLPTRGRNWENIFSEKLKEDRVPAPRSAGSIQISFTPRVFPTALRESQVAEEEEWLHKQAEARRAMSTDLPEFSDLKEEEKNPDWLKDKGNKLFATENYLAAIDAYNLAIRLNRKIPVLYLNRAACHLKLKNLHKAIEDSSKACKIMKLHLRSTQPTQLYRMMPRRFGI; encoded by the exons ATGCCGGTGCGAGTGAGCGAGTTCAGCTGGCAGCAGACACCGGCCGCACTCTTCCTGTCGCTGCCTCTACGGGGCGTCTGCGTGCGCGATGCTGATGTGTTCTGTGGGGAAAGTTACCTGAAG GTTAactttcctccatttttatttgAGGTGTTTCTCTATGCTCCCATAGATGATGGGAAGAGCAAAGCCAAGATTGGAAATGACACGATTCTCTTCACATTGTATAAAAAGGAGCCAGTTCTGTGGGAGAGCCTTTCTATGCCAGGCG TTGATAAAGAGAtgatgcagagaataagagaaaaaTCTATCTTGCAAGCACAGGAGAAAGCAAAAGAGGCTACAGAAGCGAAAGCTGCTGCCAAGCGAGAAGATCAGAGATACGCCCTAGGCGAGATGATGAAG attgaagaggaagagaggaaaaaaatagaagatatgaaagaaaatgaaCGGAAAAAAGCAACCAGAGAATTAGAAGCGTGGAAAGAATGCCAAAAGAAAGCTGACGGACAAAAACGAGTCCAGAGGAAGGAGAAACCGCTACAGGGAAAGCAAGCTGAAGAGAGGGGAGCACTAAAACCTCAGAGTTTGCCCCGGAAGGCCCCGCCCACTCGCCTCCCCACAAGAG GGAGGAATTGGGAAAACATATTCTCTGAGAAGTTAAAGGAAGACAGGGTCCCTGCACCTCGCTCTGCTGGCAGCATTCAGATCAGCTTTACCCCTCGAGTGTTCCCAACCGCTCTACGGGAATCCCAAgttgcagaagaggaagag TGGCTGCATAAACAAGCAGAGGCCCGGAGAGCCATGAGCACTGATCTTCCGGAATTTTCTGActtaaaagaagaagagaagaatccAGACTGGTTGAAAGACAAGGGAAA CAAATTGTTTGCAACAGAAAACTACTTGGCAGCGATTGACGCCTATAATTTAGCCATACGATTGAACCGTAAGATCCCAGTACTGTATTTGAATCGGGCTGCTTGCCACCTCAAGTTAAAAAACTTACACAAGGCCATTGAGGACTCTTCTAAG GCTTGCAAGATTATGAAGCTGCACTTAAGATCGACCCAGCCAACACAGTTGTACAGAATGATGCCGAGAAGATTCGGAATATAA
- the Pierce2 gene encoding piercer of microtubule wall 2 protein, whose product MAGETDCDLDKKTSLTSDAEMRPAEPPAPCINPGNPVFSCMLDPKTLHTSTSLSKPQMIMYKTNASQYGAFSPRPYFLPCKYLPQEQMFTEHLRATGFYQNNSLNIGPDRTRTVDSPNYQHTL is encoded by the exons ATGGCGGGAGAGACAGACTGCGACTTG GATAAGAAAACTTCTTTGACTTCAGATGCAGAAATGAGACCTGCTGAACCACCAGCTCCATGCATAAACCCTGGCAACCCCGTGTTTTCCTGTATGTTGGACCCTAAGACATTGCACACGTCCACCTCACTGTCCAAACCCCAGATGATTATGTACAAGACCAATGCCAGCCAGTACGGGGCCTTCTCACCCAGGCCCTACTTCCTGCCCTGTAAGTACCTGCCACAGGAGCAAATGTTCACAGAGCACCTCAGAGCAACCGGCTTTTATCAAAACAACAGCCTGAACATTGGGCCTGACCGAACCAGAACTGTCGATTCTCCTAATTATCAACACACACTGTGA
- the Dnaaf4 gene encoding dynein axonemal assembly factor 4, producing the protein MPVRVSEFSWQQTPAALFLSLPLRGVCVRDADVFCGESYLKVNFPPFLFEVFLYAPIDDGKSKAKIGNDTILFTLYKKEPVLWESLSMPGVDKEMMQRIREKSILQAQEKAKEATEAKAAAKREDQRYALGEMMKIEEEERKKIEDMKENERKKATRELEAWKECQKKADGQKRVQRKEKPLQGKQAEERGALKPQSLPRKAPPTRLPTRGRNWENIFSEKLKEDRVPAPRSAGSIQISFTPRVFPTALRESQVAEEEEWLHKQAEARRAMSTDLPEFSDLKEEEKNPDWLKDKGNKLFATENYLAAIDAYNLAIRLNRKIPVLYLNRAACHLKLKNLHKAIEDSSKALELLTPPVADNANARMKAHVRRGTAFCQLELYVEGLQDYEAALKIDPANTVVQNDAEKIRNIIQGTTLKSHD; encoded by the exons ATGCCGGTGCGAGTGAGCGAGTTCAGCTGGCAGCAGACACCGGCCGCACTCTTCCTGTCGCTGCCTCTACGGGGCGTCTGCGTGCGCGATGCTGATGTGTTCTGTGGGGAAAGTTACCTGAAG GTTAactttcctccatttttatttgAGGTGTTTCTCTATGCTCCCATAGATGATGGGAAGAGCAAAGCCAAGATTGGAAATGACACGATTCTCTTCACATTGTATAAAAAGGAGCCAGTTCTGTGGGAGAGCCTTTCTATGCCAGGCG TTGATAAAGAGAtgatgcagagaataagagaaaaaTCTATCTTGCAAGCACAGGAGAAAGCAAAAGAGGCTACAGAAGCGAAAGCTGCTGCCAAGCGAGAAGATCAGAGATACGCCCTAGGCGAGATGATGAAG attgaagaggaagagaggaaaaaaatagaagatatgaaagaaaatgaaCGGAAAAAAGCAACCAGAGAATTAGAAGCGTGGAAAGAATGCCAAAAGAAAGCTGACGGACAAAAACGAGTCCAGAGGAAGGAGAAACCGCTACAGGGAAAGCAAGCTGAAGAGAGGGGAGCACTAAAACCTCAGAGTTTGCCCCGGAAGGCCCCGCCCACTCGCCTCCCCACAAGAG GGAGGAATTGGGAAAACATATTCTCTGAGAAGTTAAAGGAAGACAGGGTCCCTGCACCTCGCTCTGCTGGCAGCATTCAGATCAGCTTTACCCCTCGAGTGTTCCCAACCGCTCTACGGGAATCCCAAgttgcagaagaggaagag TGGCTGCATAAACAAGCAGAGGCCCGGAGAGCCATGAGCACTGATCTTCCGGAATTTTCTGActtaaaagaagaagagaagaatccAGACTGGTTGAAAGACAAGGGAAA CAAATTGTTTGCAACAGAAAACTACTTGGCAGCGATTGACGCCTATAATTTAGCCATACGATTGAACCGTAAGATCCCAGTACTGTATTTGAATCGGGCTGCTTGCCACCTCAAGTTAAAAAACTTACACAAGGCCATTGAGGACTCTTCTAAG GCACTAGAATTATTGACACCACCTGTTGCCGACAATGCCAATGCAAGAATGAAGGCACATGTCCGACGAGGGACAGCATTCTGCCAACTAGAATTGTATGTTGAAG GCTTGCAAGATTATGAAGCTGCACTTAAGATCGACCCAGCCAACACAGTTGTACAGAATGATGCCGAGAAGATTCGGAATATAATTCAAGGGACAACACTGAAGTCTCATGACTAG